The genomic segment TAATGACTTATAAATATCAGTAAATAATGTTTATCAATGAACTACACAGGATGAATAAAGCTAAGCTTACCTTTTTATATCTGAAGTTTAGCACTGAGTGTCCCTTAATCAGAAATAGAAAAGTAAACTTTGAACTAATATTTAGTtataaaaccaaatccaaaccagttgctgtcgagttgattgcaactcatagagaccctaagacAATTTACATTATATTCCTCAATAATTATTATATGAAAGTTATAGAACTATGCGTGAACATCTATggagaaacaaaagaataaactGCTTGAGAATTTACAGAATCATGTGTGGAAACCttggtgtctcagtggttaagtgctacggctgctaaccaaatggtcactcccataaggtttttaatatGGTGTTAGCATAACGTCCAAATCAcctaacatcctatttcacagaacatatcatggacCAAAGCATATATATGTactatgttaaaaacaaaataattttagtcTACAATGTTCCAATTAGAAAACATCATTAGAGTAGGAAATGATTTTAGTTGCTTGAATATACTTTACTAATGACCTGATTATCAATCATACAGTGTTTTGCATAGTAATTAGATTGATATTTCAAACTAGAGGTAGTCCGCGAGTCATGAGTTAGGGATGAACCACACTTAGGactgtctgtttttgttttatcttacCTTTAGTAATGTGTACTTTATACAATGTTGCAgggcataatttgctgatgttatcattcgcAAATGCTCACtcaaagatgttcaatgttatgatttactgttcaaaacactgctgtatagcagactaagaaaattaaaaaaagaaaaatgcagtatTTGACTTGCCACAACCGATTTACACAGGGTTTCTCAGAATGGAAACCCGTTAAAACCAGGGGCTACCTGTACTTGATAAAACAGTAATATTTTAATTACAAATGTTCACAAATTTAATGAATTAACAAAAGGTGACTCCATTCATCCTTAATTAGAAATTTACTTCTGGTACTATTATCAAAAGCAATTGCATTTCTATTCTTTTTAGGTAATCTTATTTAAtcaataaaccaaaaatcaaacccattgccattgagtcaattctgactcatagtgaccctacaggacagagtagaactgtcccatagggttactgagaagcagctggtggatttaaactgccaaccttttggatagcagcctagctcttaaccactgcaccaccagggctccatagtgacCCACAGACACTATAATATATGTAACTAACTAATCTCCTCTCTTATACATTAGCTATCAAAAAACTTAAAGGATAATCTAATATCTACCTATTGGCAAGTACATTGGACTCTGAGGTATGATTATTATTTAACTGCAtgtatagcatttttttttttttttttagttattaaagAAATGTCAGACTTCTGGCATTCATATTTTGACCCCACACTTGGCTATGTAACCTTGTGCAAACTACACACTCTCTTTCAcctggtttcctcatctacaaaataatgAGAGCACTtactattattttataaaaaataaaatggaactatgtatggtggtgcggtggttaagagctacagctgctacccaagaggctggcagttcaaatccaccacctgctccttgaaaaccctatggggcagttctactctgtcctgtagggtcactatgagtcagaatcaactcaatagcagcggGGTTGTTTGGGTTTCAAATATTACATATACTCTGTCTATATATAATTCTTAGCCATATTATTATCATTTACTAAGCTTGTAACAAATGATAGCTTTTCCTCAAGTTTTCATTAAAAAACCTATGTTTTTCTTGGTATTATACTCACCATTCCCTTTTACTATTCTgatcagtttcttttttctaattctttagCTTTAAAACCACTTTAAACACATTTTTGGAAAAATATAATACAAAAAGGAAAATCATATGTTGAATTTAGTGGTGTTTCTCTtaacatacatatgtgtatatatatatacacacatatgtaagtGCATATCGACATGTAAagacaaatatatatttatcattacATATTAATACACAATGATGAATGATATCTTTATGATTTTCCATATGTGTATTAATGAAAATGGAACCATGAAATTTATAAGTTCTTTAACACAATTTTTCATCACAGATCTTTTTTGATACCAGCTACATTGTCTCATGAATTTCCTGGTGGATGGGAATCACACTTCAGTAAAAGGGTTCATTTTATTGGGCTTAACAGAAGATCCTACCCTTCAGGTCATCCTCTTCATGGTCATCCTATGCATCTATATGGTGACCATATCTGGCAATCTCAGCACAATCATCCTTATCAGAATCTCTTCTCAGCTCCATCACCCTATGTATTCTTTCCTGAGCCACTTGGCTTTGGCTGACATAGGCTATTCATCCTCTGTCACACCAAATATGCTTATAAACTTCCTGGTGGAGACAAATACAATCTCCTATCTTGGATGTGCCATCCAACTTGGATCAGCTGCTTTCTTCGGGACAGTTGAGTGCTGTCTTCTGGCtgccatggcctatgatcgctttGTAGCAATCTGCAATCCACTACTTTATTCAACTAAATTGTCCACGCAAGTCTGTGATCAGTTATTCTCTGTGGTTTATGTAGGTGGTTTTCTCAATGCTTCCTCCTTTaccatttccttcttttctttattcttttgtggACCAAATCGAGTCAATcattttttctgtgattttgCTCCTTTAGTTGAACTTTCCTGTTCTGATGTCAGTATCCCTGCAGTGGTCCCCTCATATGCTGTTGGCTCCATCATTGTGGTCACAGTGATGGTCATAGCCATCTCCTATGTCTACATCCTCATCACCATCATGAAGATGCACTCTACTGAGGGCCgccacaaggccttctccacctgcaccTCACACCTCACTGCAGTCACTCTGTTCTATGGGACCGTTACATTCATTTACGTGATGCCCAAGTCCAGCTACTCTACTGACCAGAACAAGGTGGTGTCTGTGTTCTACACGgtggtgatccccatgttgaaCCCTCTCATCTACAGTCTCAGGAATAATGAGATTAAGGGTGCTCTCAAGAGGCAGCTTGGTAGAAAAGTATTTTCTTGAAAAACCTCTTATTTTATAGGGTTTGATGCAATAATGTACCATAAAtgtaatattaaaagaaatttgGTTCTTATGGGCAAAATATGTCTGTATATAATTAGACAATATGAGCCTTCATAGTATATGTTGGGTGGATCGTCAGACAGTAAGTCAGAGACAATAGTGAGGTAACTTTAATAAATTAAATTTAGAATTAAGAATCACAAATTGGTCCACATGAAGAAAACTTTAATCTGCTGAAAAtcctttttacattttattcataTATTACTCTTCAAAAGAAATTCTATGTCCTAAGTCAAGGTTATTGTACCTCCAAACCTTTAAGACTGTGTTCATTTTCAACAGCAGATTATGCTGAGATGAGCCTGATAATCCTACCTTTGCCTTGACTGAGTACCTTCTCCGGGGAAATAACAAAGTGGAAACAGATAATAAAATTGCTAAACACATGGTGCTTGGAGAAAGCTTATCTGCTGGTGTTGGTCTCAATGGACTCTTAAAAATCCAGCCTGTATTTCTCAGTTCTGACTCTGGCCTTGGATATAAGGGATCCACAGTCCAAGAGGATGATACCACCTTAACTAACCTGTGAAAAGCTGAATCAGATCAAAAGAGATGACTTCCTCTGAGGAATAAATAGGGTTCCCAAACTCATCAAGAACTGAGCAGAGGAAAAGCAAAAAAGGATTTCCAGGAGAATCCGGCAAGCTGGATGACATTGAGTCTGTGAGGCAGAAACTCTGGGAGGAATTTATGATCAGGCCCACATCCTGCTCATAAAACGCCAGGGGACTCGACTGTTTCTCAGTTGAAATAGTGACTACCCCTCTGGGCAGGCTAAATTCACCTCTATATGCTCGTGACTGctacatttatttctgtttcctgTCTCCACTTAAGGATTCAGACACAAATTGCATCTTTCTGCAAACAGAAACACAACATGTCTTATTCAGGTTTCTCTAGTGAAACCGAACCagcagaaagtgaaaaagagagaaCAGCCTTTTGATCCTTCTGTTCCAGCAATGCAGGGTTGGTCACTTTAAGCAACTCTCATGGTGAACACAGCTGACCTGAGAGAGGGATTTATACAgaggaattggctcacatgattatGGGAgctaaacctgttgcagtcaatcTATTGAAACTCTTGGTGATGCCATGTGttatagattagaactgctccatatggttttcttgggtgtaatctttatggaagttgattgccaggtctttgttccacagcactgttgggtgggttagaactgtcgacctttaggttagtagctgaaagGAAACTCCTTCCACAATCCAGggacatatatatattttggaataCATGTAAATAACCTCTTTGTggtctagttgattttgactaatccgccccatagagtttccaatgctgtaatctttatggaagtggactgccacatctttctcctgccgagtGGCTGGTGAGatcgaattgccaatcttttggtttgtagctgagtgcttaaccactgcatcaccagagagagattgattttgaGAAATTGGCTCACAGGATCAGGCCGGCTAGGAAGTCCAAAATCCACACGACATGTAAGAGGCTGGAAATTCCAGCAATATCTCTTGGTAGTATTGAATCTGAATCCTTCTTCTTCAGGAAACCATAGTTTGCTCTTAGGCCTTCAATGGATTGGATGAAGCACATCCACATTATGATGGGTAATCTGCTTAGTTTAAGGTCAATTGATCAAATGTTAATCACATATGAATATCTTCATAGCAACACCCAGTCTAGAGTTTGTTCAAGCAACTAGGCACCATAGCCTTTCCACATTGACATAAAATTAATTATCACAGGGCATTAATCATTTCATTCATTCCAAAATTATACTGGGTGCTTCTAATATGCCTTGTACTGTGTAGGCTATTGGAAATGTAAGTGATAAACAAAGGTGTCTGCCTTCCTGAAATTAATGTTCTAGCAGAGGAGAcagacaacaaaacaaataagtaCGTGATACAGACTATTAGAAGTTAGTGAATgcaatggagaaagaaaaagcaaagcagcCTAAAGGAGACTGACATATCTGTGTAGACATTGCTGAGAAGGTAACATTTGAGCAAAGGATCGAATTAGGTGAAGACGCTTCATGCTGGCTGTTGCCTGTGTACACACATACAGTTAATCTTTGAGGCTTCTGTTCTACCAATGGTACGCTTTGTAATTTTAATCAACTCTTATGATGAACACAACTAAATAAAAGCTTGATGAAATATTAAATACATCATAAAATCATATTACATCTTACAGGATAATAAGTGAGAACCCAGATAAACTATCATTACCCAGAGAAGTGAGCTGAGTACTCTAAAATTCTTTATAATGAGGATATTTGACAAGTAGGAGAAAAAGCTACAAAATGGGACTGTGGATTTAGTGTTCTTTTGGAGTGAGAGAGGCAGAAGTCAAAGCCTAGTGTATGACCAGGTGAGAAGCCTAATTAATACACCTCATATAGACCATGATGGTAGGGAGAAACATGAAGTAAACAAGCCTTTGTACAGATTTGTAGCCCTGgaaatctaggaaaattcaagcctggaacTTGGGTTAAGGTGGTCTAAGACACAATGACTCTAATAAATACATGAACATCctatctggagaaaggtcttcatTCCAAGCCTTTATTTTTCCTGCCAATAATTCCAACCATCAAAGACTGAAAAATAATGTccaacagaaaaggaaacaagagACTAAACAGGAGAACCAGTAGGAGCAGCAGACTACAGAAACAGAATCATTTAAGACTAAGATAGGAAATTAACAGACATTATAATACTTCTAAGCTAAGAGAAataatcttaaaaataaataaaactaattcaacaaaatactaacaaaccagaTCAAAAAACATATAAAAGTGTTATACACCATaatcaagtgagatttatcccaggaatgcaagggtggttcaacactagaaaatcaaccaatgtaatacAACAaactaatagaacaaaggaaaggacCACTTGTTCATCTCAAttaatacagaaaaggcatttgacaaaattcaacaccattTCAGGATAAAAACACCAAACAAGATAGGAATATAAGGGAAATGAGTTTCCTTGTGTAGCCTTATGCCTTGCTTCtgcataaaagagagagagagaatcagcttgg from the Loxodonta africana isolate mLoxAfr1 chromosome 7, mLoxAfr1.hap2, whole genome shotgun sequence genome contains:
- the LOC100661437 gene encoding olfactory receptor 5P76, encoding MNFLVDGNHTSVKGFILLGLTEDPTLQVILFMVILCIYMVTISGNLSTIILIRISSQLHHPMYSFLSHLALADIGYSSSVTPNMLINFLVETNTISYLGCAIQLGSAAFFGTVECCLLAAMAYDRFVAICNPLLYSTKLSTQVCDQLFSVVYVGGFLNASSFTISFFSLFFCGPNRVNHFFCDFAPLVELSCSDVSIPAVVPSYAVGSIIVVTVMVIAISYVYILITIMKMHSTEGRHKAFSTCTSHLTAVTLFYGTVTFIYVMPKSSYSTDQNKVVSVFYTVVIPMLNPLIYSLRNNEIKGALKRQLGRKVFS